In one window of Candidatus Polarisedimenticolia bacterium DNA:
- a CDS encoding MBL fold metallo-hydrolase encodes MARAAGRGQGAAGHPAGGRGVRTHRTIGWRSAALRLAVLGSGSAGNAVVVESGGTVVLLDAGFSCRDLEARLAAVGIDPRRVRAMILTHEHGDHARGAERFAARFGCEIVATASTLRCLGLCTPQFRWAAFESGRSSHVAGWRVSSARVPHDAADPVALRLETSEGSVGYAMDLGQAPAAVASLLEGCEILIVETNHDVEMLERGPYPEELKDRLRGPRGHLSNEEAAALIAGAVNGRTRSLILAHLSRTNNRADLAMLAAHRALGSGAESIKMTVAEQGPSARWIEV; translated from the coding sequence ATCGCGCGCGCGGCTGGAAGAGGTCAAGGAGCTGCCGGCCACCCGGCGGGGGGCCGGGGGGTTCGGACACACCGGACGATAGGCTGGAGGAGCGCGGCCCTGCGACTCGCCGTCCTGGGAAGCGGTAGCGCCGGCAACGCGGTCGTCGTCGAGTCGGGCGGGACCGTCGTGCTGCTGGACGCCGGCTTTTCCTGCCGCGACCTGGAGGCGAGGCTGGCCGCCGTGGGAATCGACCCGCGTAGGGTGCGGGCGATGATCCTGACGCACGAGCACGGAGATCATGCGCGCGGCGCCGAGCGCTTCGCGGCCCGCTTCGGCTGCGAGATTGTCGCCACCGCCTCCACGCTGCGCTGCCTGGGGTTGTGCACGCCGCAATTCCGCTGGGCCGCTTTCGAGAGCGGCCGGAGCTCCCATGTTGCGGGGTGGCGGGTGAGCAGCGCCCGCGTACCTCACGATGCGGCCGATCCGGTGGCCCTGAGGCTGGAGACGAGCGAGGGAAGCGTCGGTTATGCGATGGACCTGGGGCAGGCGCCGGCGGCGGTGGCCTCGCTCCTCGAGGGTTGCGAGATCCTGATCGTCGAGACGAACCACGATGTGGAGATGCTGGAGCGGGGACCGTACCCCGAGGAATTGAAGGACCGGCTGCGCGGGCCGCGCGGCCACCTCAGCAACGAGGAGGCCGCGGCGCTGATCGCCGGAGCGGTCAATGGCCGGACCCGGTCGTTGATCCTGGCGCACCTGAGCCGCACGAACAACCGGGCCGATCTCGCGATGCTGGCGGCGCACCGCGCCCTCGGGAGCGGCGCCGAATCGATCAAGATGACCGTGGCGGAGCAGGGGCCCTCCGCGCGGTGGATCGAAGTTTGA
- the dut gene encoding dUTP diphosphatase, whose translation MGQSPLDDSSQARVFITRISPESDLPLPEYATAGSAGLDLRACVGQDVTLTPGGRALIGTGLAVALPEGFEAQIRPRSGLAAEHGVTLLNSPGTIDADYRGEIRLVVVNLGSAPYTIRRGDRIGQMVIARVSRARLEEVKELPATRRGAGGFGHTGR comes from the coding sequence ATGGGACAGAGCCCTCTCGACGATTCTTCCCAAGCCAGGGTCTTCATCACCCGGATCTCTCCGGAATCGGATCTTCCCCTGCCAGAATATGCGACGGCCGGCTCCGCGGGCCTCGATCTCAGGGCCTGCGTCGGGCAAGACGTCACTCTCACGCCCGGTGGCCGGGCCCTGATCGGGACGGGCCTCGCCGTGGCGCTGCCGGAGGGATTCGAGGCGCAGATCCGGCCCCGCAGCGGGCTGGCGGCGGAGCACGGCGTGACGCTGCTGAACTCCCCGGGGACGATCGACGCCGACTATCGCGGGGAGATTCGCCTGGTGGTGGTGAACCTGGGGAGTGCGCCTTATACCATCCGCCGCGGCGATCGGATCGGACAGATGGTGATCGCGCGCGTATCGCGCGCGCGGCTGGAAGAGGTCAAGGAGCTGCCGGCCACCCGGCGGGGGGCCGGGGGGTTCGGACACACCGGACGATAG